AGTGAATACATCGTAAGAAATTTTGGGCATTCTTGTTTTCCTCCCCATGGTTCTTTTCACAAGCAGCAgcgttagattttttttaaaaaatgaataaataaaagcattgaTGTTCAGGAATTGGCTATCTTTCAGGCTAACCTTTTGCTTGCTAAAGGCCTTTCTGTTGCTCTGATCTATGCTAGCAGGGATCATGATTTTCAATGATTTTcaattgattttctttttaaaaccatcactaTGGGGGGAATTGTTAGGACCAAAAAAATTAGAGATGCATATGAGTTTCCCTGGCCCAGCGTTGTGCAAGCAGTCCGCCAGATCTTGTATTCAGCTGACATGTTATCTTCTGTTCCTCCCCCACAGTCAACGTTAACAAGATCAAGGACTTTGGTGAGGCTGCCAAGCGAGAGATGCAGAAGGATCGTGAGGCTTTTGAGACGGCCCGTCGGCTCAGTCATGATGCCATGGAGGAGAAGGTCCCCTGGGTCTACCCAAAGCCCATTGACTTACTTGCTCCACTGGTTCATCCAGGAAGTAACAGCCAAGAAAAGTTCACCCAAGCTGAGCGTGAGAAGAGCATTTTACAGGAACTCTTCCTCTCAAAAGAGAGGTTAGTGAACTGTCCAGAAAACTTGAGTGTTCATTTTACACATACAAGTCTCTGGGtttgatccttggcatctccGGTGGATGGGCTCCAGAGGCTGAGAAAAACCTCTGCTTGAAATGTGTTGATAGAGGCTAGATGGACAATTGGACCAACTCAGTAGGAGATGTTTAAAATGGAGCAAGGATTCAGATGTGTGTCCAGGCAGCTAGCAATAGAGCATTTCTCCTGAGGAATTTGGAAGAGCTAGTGATGAATGTATGGAAAGGAAGTTGTATGGCTGCTTCCATTTTGGGAGGACTTGGacaactactgctttatatgtCCATTTCATCCTGCAGTGCGTAGGGCCCATCCAGTTCTAAccatgcttcacacacacacacacacacacacacacacacacaccgccccagtGAGAAAGAACCTGTTCTTCCAGAGTTGGCTGGGGGTTTTAAGTTTCCTGACTGTTCTAGTTCCAGGTCTAATAATCTTAAATTAAACTGATAAGTTAGTCTGTGTTTCCTCTCTCTTCCTATATTAAATCAAGaccaatctttctctctctccctcccagtgTTCCTGACAGCCCTCATGAACCTGACCCGGAGTCTTACGAGCCAGTGCCACCCAAGCTTATTCCTCTGGATGAAGTAAGTGTGTCCCAACCCTCTTGTGTTCCATCCCCTCCTCTGAGCAGAAAGAGAGAACTTAGTGGGCCACAGCAGGAGTGGGAGTAATAGTCAGGGCTGGTCTTGGCAATTGTGAAACAGGGCaaggctttccccccttttttccctttagAACAGGGCACTCAATGAACCAGTCTCTAAGTTCCCTGCTCTGAGAAAGCATCCTTTAGAAAGGGGTACCAGAAATCCTGTGCtctgtgcctttcccccctctctgtgtCTCGGTTTCCCTTTTGTGTAGTGGAAACAAGCTGGAGAAGGGGAACATTTTGGACCCAGAAGCACAGCTGATCTTCCCCGGGATAGAGCAGCCAGCCCTACCCCAGCTCCTTGTTGCCAGTCTCCCCCTGGGTTTGAGCAGCCAGCTCCCCAGCAGCCAGCCCCTCCTGACTCCTTGTGTCTCCTCTGTCACCTCTCTCAGGAATGCACCATGGATGAGGCCGCCTACGAGGAAAGACTCGACCCGGCCACCGCCTCGCAGTCTCCGGACGGAGCTGGGGGCTCCAAGCTGCCCCCGGTCCTGGCCAACCTCATGGGCAGCATGGGGGCAGGCAAGAACCCACAGGGCCCCAACCCCTCCATCAACGTGCAAGAGATCCTCACCTCCATCATGGTAACTAGAGACGCCACAGCGCAGTCTTTTAAATAGCAGAAATGATAACTGTAGCTGACCTGGAAAAAGAGACAACAGGCCCGTGATTCTGCATTGTCATCCATAGTTAAGAACCCTGAATCTCTCAGGAGCTAAGCTAGACTATTGGTCCCATCTTGGTCAAATAGGTGTAGGGCCAGAATTCACCTCTTCTACCTTCAGAGAATATAAGGAACAGGAGAATTTCCCACAGTGCACCAGGAAGAGAAACAGATAAGTGGGATTCTTTCCTGAAACCCATTTTCTGATCTAGGTCAAGACCTGGTGCCTTGATAGTCACAAGACTGAACAGAAGGAATGCAAAAATAGAAACCAACTCTCAGTGGTTCCAACAATGAGAAttaattgcagcccaacacattttggacCAGTGAGATCCTTTATCGGGGGCTGTCTACGAAGGGTGGGGAAGCACAAACTCAGGTTGGCACCCGTGCGGAAGGACTTCTAAGACACAAATGTCATGGGATTTTGAGTCTCAGAAGTACTTTCTCCCGGGTTGTAGCCTGACTCTGTTTCCCCACTCTTTGCAGATTGCCCCTGATGAGGGCTCTCACTGGTCCAAAATAAATTGTGCTGCAATACAGGTAAGCAGCCTGTCTTTATTAACTCTGAGAACTAGTTTCACATTTTGCATTCCTTCTGGCTTTGATTGCCTCTGCTCTGGTGTTTCTTGACAAGACTAAACAGCCCGCCTACCTGGCTAGCAATTCTAAGCAGGGTTTTGTATACAGGACTAGGGTAGCAAAGGGGGACGGGGCAGGCCAAAACTGCATACATTCTCTAATCCCATGGCTCTCTCCCATTTTATGCAGGGCGGCGCAAACAATCATAAAACGGAGGAGCTGATGAAGCAACCAGACTATTCAGACAAGATCAAGCACCTGCTGGGCAACTTGCAGGGACAGCCTGGACCAGGTCCTTCAGGAGGTAAGAAAGGGGTTGATGGTCCCATCTAAGGACCTATAGCCCAGGCCCCCACCCGCAACTCCCTTGTGTTAGGTAGCAGACAATACCTATCCCATCAACTGTATTTAAACACACGGTGCAGTACTTCCACACAAGTCAGTGTCATGAGGCAGGGTGGGGGCATCTTTCAAATTGTGCAGATGTGAAAACAGTCCTAAATAAATGGAAATTGCCCAAGGCTTGCACAAGCCAATGGGCTATGCTTAGCCTAGTGGGTTTTATGTAATTTGCTCTCTCTGGTTAGCACTACTTAGACCCCAAACTCCTCTTTTATGGACTCCCTTAACGGCTGTTTTCCTTTTATGACAGTTCCACATACACTGCTCGGACCAGGACCAGGGCCAGTCCCCAATGGATTCCCACCAGGGCCCAAGAATATGCAACACTTCCCTCCTGGAGGTCCCGGACCCATGCCTGGTAAGTAGAGATGGGTTGTtactacaacagctgggattgtgggTCAGGGGAGAGAATGTGTCCGTAGGGATAATCTGCAGAAGGTCATTTGGGACCTTGGTGGGTGTTTGGCTTGGCCTAAGGTCGTGGTCATCATGGTCTTCTGTTTTCTCTAGGACCGCATGGAGGCCCGGGTGGCCCTAACATGCCCCCAGGCCCTGGTGTGCCCAGTGGACCTCGGATGatgggcccaccccctccccagtgtaATGACGGATACTGGGACCCTCCTGATGGTGGCATGCGTGGTGGGCCCCATGGCGGCATGAGAGGTGGCAGTCCAGGACCAGGACCAGGACCTGGACCTGGCCGTTACCATCGTGGGCGTGGTGGCCGAGGCGGAGAGCCCTCGTTCCGTGGGCGAGGAGGCGGACGTAACAGTGGCCCCCCGAATGGTAGGGGTGGCCCTCCCAACAACAACATGGGCGGTGGCCATGGAGGGGGACACGGCGGTGGTGGCCACGGAGGTCACGGAGGAGGGGGCCACCCAGGGGACCACAGCAGGGGACATCCAGGCGGACATCCAGGCGACCACGGCAGGGGACATCCAGGAGGTTATCCGGGGGACCACCCCCGGGGATATCCAGGGGACCACAGCCGGGGACATCCGGGAGACCATGGCAGAGGTCACCCAGGGGACCGCGGCTGGGGCCATGATGGAGGTAAATATTGTGGAAGTATTAATTCCCGATTGGGGTGGGGTTTCACCAGGGGGTTGGTTCTGCATCCCAGATTTCATGAGGTGGCAAGCAGCTGTAGAATCCAAGAGGCCTTTTGAAGGGCAGCCAGTCTTGCTGGGATTTAGTAATGCTGGGCTAAGCGAAGGATAGGCTCCTCCGCCGACGTTTAATGCCTGGCATGTTTCCATTTGAAACATCAGCTTGCCGACTTATATTTGCATCTCATGTGGCTTAAGCAGGGGTGATGCTCTGCATTCTGGTTTCTTTATGGAGTCTGTGACTGTTGGGGAGGACTGTGCATGCTGGGAGGAGTGGTTTATGTGGGTTTCCTGGGTCCTCCTGCTGCTGTGGCTGACCACCCTGTTCTTCCTTGTGCCCCTCTCAGACAGGTCAATGCGTTCAGTATGTCGTCACTTCACGATGAAAGGCAGCTGCAGGTACGAGAACAAGTGTGCCTTCTACCACCCCGGTGTGAACGGACCACCCTTGCCCTAGTCATAGGGACCTGGTCCCCCCCTCTCTTCTAACTGTGGTATCAGCACACATTCCCATGTCGTGGACTCTGGGGCTTGAGCTCCAACTTCAGACTCATGCTGCATCCATCTTTTTATGGCTTCTGTGAGGCCCTTTAAATGCTTGGGGCAAGGGGAGGCAACTGCTCGCTCCTTCTGCATCTGCTGCTACTCTTGAACTGccacatcaccccccccccccacaaaaggaACCACTGGGAGGCACCTTCTCCCTCCTGCCTGCAGGGCGATGAGGCCACCAATGACTTGAAAGCACAAGAGGACTTATGGAGGGTTTTAAAACTGATTTGTGTGACCATCCCTGTGAAACCAGCAACGGAAGAGGGGACGCTGCTGCTCACACAGCCCTGCCTGGGCTCTGGGCTGTATTCCACAGATTCCCAGGATCCAGACCCGCACTGAAGACATTTGCTTTGGTTTGGAAGAACAGCTGGCATCTACAGGAGAACGCTTGCCGTTTCAGGAAGGCAGGGATTGGGGGGTGGAGGAACTGCTTGTGGATCATTCTGCTGTGTGGGATGTGAGGCCAAGGAATCCACTGCTGTCTAAAGGCCCACTAGGAGAAGGGGGAATTCCAACAGCTGCCACTTGCACAAGACCCTCTTGAGCCACGGTGCCCCCATCCTCCCCTTTGTAAAATACCCCCTTGCAGTGTCCCCACTGACTGCAGAGCTGTGATTTCCCTTGGTGCTAAGCCTGTCATTGGGGGAAACCTACAAactgttttctatgaaaactcgACCTTGACTCTAAAGATTTAGGGGGTAATTTTTGTTTTCCTGATTTTGTTGTTGGTTGTGGGGGGTTTTTTAAACTGTCTCACGAGATGTGGACTCCTCACTACATCTTTTGTCTACCCCTCTCCTTGAAGTGGGTGCAGCAACCCCCTCACCTGAGGGGAAGAAAACGTCTCCCTCTctaagttttgtatattttgtacattaGTAATAAACACGGTGGAAAAAATGAATTATCTAATTTAACCCTTGTAGTCTGGACTGTTCATTGTTGAAACTAAATTTCACTGGATTCACTCAAAGGGGGCTGATGAAAGGGCTATGGCAACATCCCCCTCTAGGTCAGCATTTTCCCACCTATTCTCCATATacgttggagtgcaactcccgtAATGttgactggagatgatgggagtttgagtccaacagggcagcaggttgaggaaaacTGTTGCAAGTTAAAGAGCCAACTGATGTGTCCTGCTTAAAAGAAACGcttgatataagaacataagaagagccctgctggatcagaccacagtggccaaccagccaccggccataTACTCTCTATGATTTGGTAATTGTACCCCCTAAACATGCTTATTTAACAATGCCTACGACAGAAAACTGCAGAAATACTAGTACTTGAGTGGCAGTATTTCTCGACCCTCGGCAATGTCATTGACTTGTTCAGAACTTACGTAGCCTAATCTGTGCATGCCTACCTAGATGTAAAACCCCCAGACCAGAACAATCTGAAGACATTTGGTACTCTGCTAAAGTTAAGCCAGTCTGGCCCTTGGAACCATATGTGCTATCTTAGAGGAACagattgggctggatccaggtgCTGCCTTGCTCATGGAATGTGTTGATGATTTcaggggaacccccccccccaaaaaaagctcaCAGCTGACCcgctgtgtagcattttcaacaGGGTGGGaaagtctgcttctgccagcccagttacaGGCTACTAAATCTGGGCTCAACATGTAGTGTATACACGTTAAATTGGTGCAAGTATACAGAACTATGAAGTAAACTTAATATGTAAGAGTTTAGCCTTTGTAACCAAAATGATTTGTGCTTTCCCTTAGTACAACTTCACAGCACCCACATCCCATTGCATTAAAATGTACCCTCCCCGAGCTGCAATAAGAATTAAGTTCCGTGGAAACCCAATTTTGTGTTTTGCTACTGTTAATTTTCTGCTTGTATCTTTCCCATTGAACTAATTTACTCTAAATCTTCAGTTACTTTTGAGCAGGATTCTATTTTTCTCCATGGTGCCCTACATCAGTGAACAGTAATGCTAGTTGCTCCTTGCCTACCGGAAGAGCAGGGGGAGACACCGGCCCGCTGTTTAAGCAGTGATGATCATGTGGAGTGGGCCAGTGACTTAAGGCTAAGCTTTTTTAAAGTCGTTTGAGGAGGCTTTTGCTGAAAAAGAACAAGGACATGTAATGCAGCCTGATGCGTAAGTGCTGCTTTTCATGCGATTTGTAACTGGTGCTAGCTGAAAAGCATCAACTAGGAAGGATTTGGAATGGAAGTAGTATTCCCCCTCTGTAGCCTACTTGTTCAGTTTTGTCCTTGCCTCATACCACAGTGAATCTATTAAGAGAATATAGGATAGCTGGACAATGCCTTCTCTTTGGTATCTCTTGGAGCTCTGACTGGAAGCACCCTGTGTAACTACTGCTCTGAGATCCATGGAGAAGGGTCGAATGGATTTcagattaaaataaatatgaagcTACATTGTGCAGTCAGACCATTGACCTATTTTCTCACTCAAAAAGTGGCAGTGGCTTGCCAGGATTTCTGGCAGAGAGGTCTTGTAAAACATTATCCAAGAGAGAATATTACCACTGAAATTAAtacttcttcatggtctctgtgcatcacacatgtggactctgcgcctgcgcagagctcaTTTCAgtaacttctatagctgaggcaaatgTTTTTGGCGGGAAACTCCCTCACTATCCGCTGTCCCTGGGTTCCCACCCgtctcctcagttccttgagactgaATTGCTGGCCTCTTAACCAGGAGAGAAGCCACTTGGTATCGACGGCACATTGATATTGACGCCAAAGTGGgcacggtgggtgggttgtgtgaatgcacaggtgaccactcgaagaactacggttacaggtaagcaacctgcatttcttcttcctgGTCTCTGTGCATATGGATTTGGAATGGAAgttatgggcgattaacaagctcaCTCGCTGGTGGAGGGTAGGTGCAGATCAATGTGCCGTCTCAAGATGGATGACAGAACTGCTTGCCCGAAATTGCAGTTTGTTCTGGTACAAACATCCAGGCAGTAGTGTGTAATGAAGGTAGAGGGCTTATACCAAGTAGCCGCTCTGCGTAAGTCCAGGATCAACAGTCACCTGCCTCAGGCTGTCGACGTTGTGAGGCAGTGCGTGCCAAATGAGGTGTTACAGGACGATAAAGAGTTGTAAGCCCTCCAACTCGTAGGGCAGTTTAATAGCATTCACAATCTGCACTGCGAATGTTTGTGACAATAGTGATTGCCCTCATTTAAGGACAACGTAATGGGCAAATGATATTTGGTCTTACAAAATGAGTGCAATGCAGCCTTGCAAAAAACAAGAGCTTGCCTTACATCAGGTGTTATTACACACCAATGCTCAAATATAGCATCCCAACATTGCACTGTAGGTGACTGACTGCCAGAAGAGAACAGGAGTCTTCTGCCTCCaataactgtttttaaaaaaatcaggcaaAACTCCTGTCACATCTacttcatcgaatcatagaatatcagagttggaaggggcctacaaggccatcgagtccaaccccctgctcaatgcaggaatccaccctaaagcatccctgacagatggttgtccagctgcctcttgaaggcctctagtgtgggagaggccacaacctcaccaggcaactgattccattgtactgctttaacagtcaggccCACTTCCTGCAAGTACATGCAGCAGTAGCACAGCTCTTTCCAGCTGGGTCATGCCACTTGCATCAGAGATTGCAAACGGTTATCATCACAAGACCAGAGCATGCCTCTGCAAAAGTATGCTACTGCTATGTTAACATGCTCGGTGTGCAAGAGCAGACTGTGTTATAGATAGGATTCACTTTACTAGCTTAGACAAGTCAACAATGGATTTTAATGTAGTCTATTACTAGGTTCTTGCACAGCGTTTTGATACACTTTGTTAAGAGCACGAATGAAGTTGTGCCTGCTAATATAATACCCATAAAATCACAGCTCCGCTCCATTTCTAGCAGTGGCCTTGTTTCTAATGCACAATTCATGGGTAGGAAACTCAGagcaagggttggatccaaatttggtACCGCTtattctattgaaatcaatagaatttCAGTTAtccatgtcccattgatttcaataggcctACTCTTAAGCatgacaaaatctggatccaacccaatgggaTACACTGCAGCCATAGAATTTGAGAATATCAAgattcaattaaaaaaagagtAGATTTCTAGACTTCATGGACGCAAGGGAGACATTTAAAAAGAAGGGGGCTCCCATCACCTCAGTAGCCTATTTTTCATTCCCTGCTTTGCAACTTGAATCTAACCTACGGCAAGTGGCAGAATTGCAAACCATCTCTTACTGCTTCTGGTACTGAATGGGATTTGTagcgagagagagaaaacgtGGTTAGCTCAAATCAAATTCAGAATATGGCCCACTGCATCTTCCCGTCCACTTATCTTAGTGTGTTTAGAAGAACACTAGGCAGCAAATAGCACTGGTTGTTCTCCGTTGTCTCTGTGCATTGCACATATGGGGTTCTGTGCCTGTGTGAAGCTCACttcaggaaacttctatagctgaaggAAATGGTTGTGTGGGACTTTGGTGTACTGCCCAGCTGAGTCCTCCAGCTCAAAAACGTACCCCCGATCGCCTGCACCCTTTTCCCCCTTGCTCAACCAGCTTGGTTCTATCCTCCTGTCTGGTCCCTGGCACCTGTTCTTCAAAAATAAGAAACCAAAGACAACCCATCCACAAAAGTGTCcttcacattttaatttaataAGTTTACATGAGACTGTTCCAACTATTCCCTGAAGGGGAAAGCGGCAGGGAAAGAAGGGGGGCAGATCTGTAAAACGAGAGAGGCGCTCCAAAATTGTTGGCcttggggaaaagaagccattcTGAGGCACACCTGACTTCACCAATCCCCCCCTCAACATtttttatttcctgcttggtggggagaggagaagacaATCAAGCACGCGCTCAATGACCCCCACCCCTCGCTGTCAGATGAGTCGAGTCCCGTTTCGCGAGGAGGGGGCAGAGCTCCcactaggaaaatggagggaggcCGAGCATCTTCGACAGAGGTGCCGCTTCTTCCAGTCTCACTCCCGGGGTCGATTGACAAGAACTTCGCCCAAGGCCTCCAGCACTTCGCGCTTGTAGTCTTCAAAGTCGCCGTCTATCTGGTTGACTGTCCGGTCCTCCACCACCCACAGGTGGCAGTTGGTCTCCGTGATAAGCCGGGCGTCATGGCTGACCACGATCACAGCTGCAGGAGCAAAGCGGCAGAGCTGTTAGAATGCCCCCCATCAAATCAGCTCTTCCCCACCACCCGCAGACCTATTCTGTTTCCAAGACCTGGAATACTGGTGTGGTCGAGAGCACGAGCAGGCAGTAGTGCCATATTCAATTTCGACACTCATGTGCAGCTCTAACTGAgaagcagtgtggtgtaatggttacagTGTAGATCTAGGATTGGGAAGATCAGGATTCGAATTCTCACACAGCAAAAAAAACCACTGAATGACACCGAGCCTCTCAGTCTAacccagccatccccaacctggtgtccttaagatgcactggactacaactcctgccatgtcggctggggattatgggagttgtagtccgacacatctggaaggcaccaggttggggacagctggccTGACCTACCTACAAGGTTTTTGTGAAGACtaaaagaggtggggggtgggaagccaCGTACAGCATCCTACTACGTTCCTAGGagaaataccagttgctggaaacgtgagtgggagggtgctactgtactcgcgtcctgcttgtgagtttcccactgAGTTGGCCTATCAGAatgctagataggcttttggtctgactcagcatgacTTTGCTTCTCTTCTTGTGAAGGGTAGGATAAAAAATGTCCATCTTATTCAGCCACTCAGTGGATTACCTAAACGTATCCATTATCTCTCCAATTAACTCCTGCTCCCCAATTTGTGATCTTAACACAGGGCTACTTTGCAAGGTTACTGTAAGAATTACAGAATTAAAGGCCcgggttcacacaatcattttgacctacagtggcttaaataagctattGTGGTTTGCGGCACATGCCGGGAGCCTGTGGGCCCATTCCATAACCCAGCGCCCACTCGtaggttgccatgttgtctgaacccagcgagAGTGgcttgttggtgtggttaaccaACCACCCAGAattcatgggctgttttagggttgtgagtGCTTTGTTAACTTcgtcaacaacccacccttgtaAAGTTCGGACAATGCGACAACCTGTAACTGGGGGTTGGATTAGGGAACGGGTGCCCATGGATCTCTGGCATGTACCGGAAACCACGGTGGCTTATACGGGAAACCGCGCTGGTCAAAATAATTCGCGCGAACCAGGGCAATGCATCTGAAACACTTGGAACACTctgaaaagcacaatataaatacTTAACAACAACTGTCCTTCCTCTTGGTCAAGGAGTGCCAAAGCTTGCTTATTTAAGCAATGAGGGATCCCAGGAGTTTGTTTTTCAGAGGTTTACAACTCAGGGCTGTTATCTGGAATTTGCACTCCTCACGTATGGGGAAAATTATTCCAAGTTGTTACCGCCACACCCAGTTGCTCATGATCCTGCGCCATTGACAGGCCTCAATCGAGCGAGGCAGGGTGGGGCGTGCTTCACTCCAAACATCTCTAGTCACCAGAGATAAGAAACCCGGAGTTGTTTTTCAGGGACAGACAACACAATGGCTGCAAGCCAGGAAGCGGCAAGCAGATGTGGACGAGGTCTCGACTGTACAGGGGTGTCTTTCTCTATTGGTTTTCCCTAGTGGCGCCAGCAGTTTTGAAGGCTCCTGTTGAAGTTCTCCAGAACCTCGGGGCCGAGGTGTTGTAttgctcagtgtgacagagcatctgctttgcatgcagaagggcccccAGTTCAAAGGATCAGGGGGCAGGAGCTGGGGAGGACCTTTCTCTGCCTGAGATTCTGAAGAGACCCTGCTAGCCAGAGAGGCAACACTGGGCAGAGATGGGCAAATAGCCTGACCTGATGGAAGGCAGATTCCCTCATGTGCCTATGAATTCTGGAGGCAGCTTTTTAGGGGAAGGCTCTGAGAAGGGAAGGCCTCAAAAATCCCTACcgcacagccttcccccaacctggtgccctccaggtgcgccaatggtcaggactgctgggaattgtagtcccaaacatctgaaagaTACCAGCCTGGAGAAGGCTCCCCTACACCATGGGCAAAACTGGCTGTGTGCTGCCATCTGGAATGAGGTCTTCATCACCCAAGTAAGCGTTTCCCCTTAGAACATGTCCTACCGGATGGAACCTAAAAGTCCACCTAGTTCAGCGATCCTCATCCTGAGGCAACTAGGAAATCTACAGAGAGGGCGCGAAGGGATTCAGCCCTCCCTGCTGGGCTCGTGCATTTGACTTCTCACCACCTTCCAAAACAGCTCAGAGCAAGGGGCTTTCACTCACCCCCTTTATACTCGTTGACGGCATCTCCCAAGGCATCAATAGACTCAATGTCCAGGTTATTCGTAGGTTCGTCCTGTGGGGATGGGAATGGGGAGGAAGTGTCACAAAGAGGATCACATTCATTTAAGGGGAAAAGGGCACTTAGCTTTTCCCTGCCTGGCGCTTCTAAATCGAGACGGGAAGGTTTCCCAGCACATGGATTCCGCAGCAGCCAAAAAGCCTTGCAGCATTTGCCGATTGCCATGTATTCAAGCGCTACGATCCACAAGCCAACGGGGACTTCAGCCAGAACCTACAAGTCTGGCATTGGTTGACTCAGTGGGTAGCTAAACAAGAACATAAGGCAGCAGGCAGCGAATGAGAGGAAGCTGccctagaaagagagagagaggagagaaaagccCTTTCCGGGGCCTCTCTGCTTAACAGATGCAgatctggggttggatccaggatctgtcttccatgAGGGGAAGGAACCATCTGCGAAAGGACGTTCCCTCTGCCACATTTCAGGGggtctcccctccacccccatccccaagcaCAGCTCACCCCAATCAGCAGGGCCTCCTCCTTACTCCCTGTGCAGCCTTTTCAGGGGActggaagggctgctgtgggaaggaggggggcaggaaCGCCCACTTCCACCAGGGCagctgatccagcttaaatctggatccagctccGTTACTGGAGGAGCCTCAACGCTCTGCTAGAAAAGGGGGCAAGAAGCCCTTGTCCTCCTGCCCCAGAGGATCATCTGGCAGGGAGAGGGGACAGAAGGGAAGTAGCTGTAGGACTCCAGGCAGGCCCCGCCATGCCCTGTTTGCAGGGCTCAAGGCTGTGCTGTGGCTCttcagggggaggggaatggtgTGTGATCTGATTTAGCATGAATGGATATTGGGACTTACCAAAATGAGGACATCCGGTTCTCTGCAAGCCAATTCAGCAAATACCACGCGGGCTTTCTGTCCCCCTGGAGGAGGAGACACAGAAAAAAAGCGTCAACTGAAGAATTAGGAGACTTGGTCACTTTCCCCAACGGTGTTGCAAATAGGATCTTGCCTGCCCAACACCGGGCAGCATTGAGATAGAGAAGGATCGGAGGTGGGTCAGAGCTTCTAAACCAGGAACTCAGCAACTGTAGGCCTTTTGGTGCCTGACTCTCATAATTCTTCAACCACTGGCTATGTTAGctagaggtgatgggagttgtaagccccAGGCCCTGCTGACAGCTGTCATGTTTGTCAGCCCCTCCAAGCCCTCCACCCACCTCCCCAGCCTGCTTTTCGAGGCTGAGATGGAACAGCACCATGGACtacctagctcagccttcctcaacctggtgccttccagatgtgttggacca
This window of the Elgaria multicarinata webbii isolate HBS135686 ecotype San Diego chromosome 3, rElgMul1.1.pri, whole genome shotgun sequence genome carries:
- the PPP1R10 gene encoding serine/threonine-protein phosphatase 1 regulatory subunit 10 isoform X1, translating into MGSRPIDPKELLKGLDCFLGKDGEVKTHEGITKIFNLMKDAQKMVSRCTYLNILLQTRVQDILAKFIKVGGYELLNSWLTNSKASNNVPLLQQILLTLQHLPLTVDHLKQNNTAKLVKQLSKTSEDEELRRLASILVSDWMGVIRSQSSSQPTEREKKKRKEENKSKAPVQEKPQEAKSEAKPEETPEKKKEKPKSLRTTAPSHAKFRSTGLEMETPSLIPVKKNINAAVTSDKYNLKPIPLKRQNTSAPVGENPPAEKKYKPLNTTPNATKEIKVKIIPPQPMEGLGFLDALNSAPVPGIKIKKKKKVLSPTAAKPSPFEGKPAPETSAAKPSSPELAPASETMDTDRPGTPVPAVEVPELMETNSSEPGGLLDSKPADSPVDSAQLTKKGKKKKTVSWPEESKLREYFYFELDETERVNVNKIKDFGEAAKREMQKDREAFETARRLSHDAMEEKVPWVYPKPIDLLAPLVHPGSNSQEKFTQAEREKSILQELFLSKESVPDSPHEPDPESYEPVPPKLIPLDEECTMDEAAYEERLDPATASQSPDGAGGSKLPPVLANLMGSMGAGKNPQGPNPSINVQEILTSIMGGANNHKTEELMKQPDYSDKIKHLLGNLQGQPGPGPSGVPHTLLGPGPGPVPNGFPPGPKNMQHFPPGGPGPMPGPHGGPGGPNMPPGPGVPSGPRMMGPPPPQCNDGYWDPPDGGMRGGPHGGMRGGSPGPGPGPGPGRYHRGRGGRGGEPSFRGRGGGRNSGPPNGRGGPPNNNMGGGHGGGHGGGGHGGHGGGGHPGDHSRGHPGGHPGDHGRGHPGGYPGDHPRGYPGDHSRGHPGDHGRGHPGDRGWGHDGDRSMRSVCRHFTMKGSCRYENKCAFYHPGVNGPPLP